The nucleotide sequence TCAAGGTAAATGTCCAGGCGCTGTGCAGCATCCGTCAGTGAGATATCACCCGTCCGTCGATCAAACTCGACCACACCCTTTTCGTCGAGTTTTGGCAGGTGAAACTGCTGTAACGATGTGTAGACGCTCTTTCGCTCCGATGACGTGACTTCGTTAGTCGTTCCGTGCTCCCAAGCTGCCACCTGTTCGGCGACATCGCTTAACGTCGCGTCCTCCCCGTTCTGTTTGAGGTAGTGCAACGTATAGCGCCGCCGTCGGTTGCTAAGTACCTCGAAGGCTTCGTCGCGGGTAAATTCCGCGGCGTCTTCGTTAGTCGGTCCGATACTCGGTCCTGCCGTCTGTCTGTCCCCCGGTTTTGACATAGCGTTCCCACCCCCATCGATGTGATTCGCCTGCGATACAGGTCGACACTGTTTTGGTCAATATATAAAACTTAGTGATGGATTAATCGTTATCCGGTACTGCAGCAGCATACCCGCTTTGGGGATCGATGTTGGAGCGGCTGTGGTACAATCCGGAGTAACAGGGCTCGAACCGCCGTCTCGTCGCCATCAATCGACCATTTCGATCCGCCGGCAACGCTTCAACGGGCGGTTGTCAGCCACAGGTAGCCATTGACCGAGTGGCCTTCAGTTCAATTCATCGTAGAACATTCTCGAACGGTCGTTGTCAAACCTTCAACTGGCTTGATACAATGTGGGTGGGGCCACTATGCGAGAGCAAGCACGCTCACCATGACGGTTTGTCGTGTATCGCCTGGGGGTGGGCGTGTGGAGGGAGAAAAACCATGGAACGACGAAAGTTTCTGATCGGAATGGGATCGCTCGCCGCCGGTTCGGCGGCTGCAATGGGGACGAGTGCGTTCACCAGCACATCCGCGAACCGACAGCTCTCCGTACAGGTGGCCAACGACGCGGCCGCGTACATGGGGTTGTCGGCCGTCGACGGGTCGCCGAACTCGGCGTACGTGAGCCAGGATGGATCGAACGGTGAACTCGCGATCGAGGTCGCCGATACGAGTGCAGGCGGCAGTGGGGTGAACCTCAACTCGCACACGCGCATTGATGATCTGTTCGAAGTCACGAATCAGGGCACTCAGCCTGTGTACGTGTTCGTCCGACTGACTGGCAATGGGTCGAAGACGAACGCGTACTTCTACGACTCCGATAACCCGAAGATGGCGCTCTCGCCGGATTACGGGAAACCCGGAGCGTACGCGGATCAGGGAGACGCCGACTCGCTCGGACCGAACCCCAAGGACATCAAACGGTCCGCGGCCAAACTCGAACCGGGGGAATCGATGGCCGTCGGGCTGGACGTCGAAGCGCTGGATACCGGGACGAAATTCGCCGCCGCGGGCGGGCTGCAGGTCAATGCCGTCGCCGAGAAGGACGCCGTCCCGGGACAAACGTATGATCCCTGAGGCGGTGTCCGACACGGAGTGTACTGATCAGCAATCGAAGACAACCATAGATACCAACGGATGAAACGACGAAACCTACTCTCAGCACTCGGCGCGCTCGCCGCCGGTGGGGCTGTGGCAACCGGCACGGGGGCGTTCACCGCGACCACCGCGGATCGGCAGTTCTCGGTCTCCGTCGCGGGGGATTCGAACGCCTTCCTCGGTCTCAGCCCGACGTCCGGGCCCAACGGTGCGTATGCGGACGGAGCGGACGACGGCGAGCTCGAGTTGGACTTCACCGAGGACAACGAGAACATCGGCAGTGGAATCGCGGGGGGAAACGGCATCAATTCGAACTCGATCACCCACTTCGACGACGTCTTCGAGGTCCAAAACCAGGGCACTCAGGAGGTCATCGTGTCGGTAACGCCGATCGGCTTCTTCGAAGCCGACAACGGCAACGCGATGTTCGTCCTGCTGGTGCCACCGGTTTGGGCATTCAACAAGTGGAATCTCACGAAAATGAAACTCGACGTTGGGGAGACTGCGAAGTTCGGTGTCATCGCTGCCAGTTCCAGTGAGTTCCCGCCGGGTCTCGCCATGAACGACGAGCTGACAATCACCGCGGAGGCACTCTGACATGACGGACGAACTATCCGTAGAGGCGTACTTCAGGGCGTCAGAACAGTACGATGCGGAAGACGTGACCGAGATCCCGGAGGATGTCCGTGAAGACATAAACGCAACACTGCGAGCGCTTGAGTCGAACGAAAACTGACGGATGGCAGTGCAAGTCGGGTATGCGGCCCGGCTCCACTGTTCGATCGATGGTGGGGCTGTCGTAGTTGGCGAAGGGATGATGAACCCGTTCGTCTTGGGGGCCAGCCGAACCGTCGCTCAGTTGGGGGACTGAGTAATCGGCTACAGTGGCCCGAACGAGCGGATTTTTGCCTCCAGATAGAGTGACTGTAACAGACGTCTAGTTGTGGCTTTCGGCTGCGTGTACGCTCGAATCGCCGGAACGTTCATTTCTCCCGGTGGTCTTACGGTCGGATATGCAGGTGTCTTGGAAGTTGTTCGCGACGCTGCGGGAGGCTGCTGGGGAATCCGAGATTGAGATTGAGATTGCCGACAGCGCGACGGTCGCCGACGCACTCGAGGTGCTTCTCGCCAAGCATCCCGTTGTCGAGACCGAAGCGGTCGATGGCGATGAACTCTATTCCCATATTAGCGTCGTCCACGATGGGGTCCGCGTCGAGGAGCCACTGACATCAGACCGAGAGGTCTCCGTAAACGACGAACTCGCGCTGTTGCCCCCGCTAAGCGGCGGATGAGGACGGGAGCATCGCCGGGCGGCAATCAATGTGGCTCCGGAACCTACAATATTCCAG is from Halorhabdus sp. BNX81 and encodes:
- a CDS encoding DUF1102 domain-containing protein gives rise to the protein MKRRNLLSALGALAAGGAVATGTGAFTATTADRQFSVSVAGDSNAFLGLSPTSGPNGAYADGADDGELELDFTEDNENIGSGIAGGNGINSNSITHFDDVFEVQNQGTQEVIVSVTPIGFFEADNGNAMFVLLVPPVWAFNKWNLTKMKLDVGETAKFGVIAASSSEFPPGLAMNDELTITAEAL
- a CDS encoding ubiquitin-like small modifier protein 1, which encodes MQVSWKLFATLREAAGESEIEIEIADSATVADALEVLLAKHPVVETEAVDGDELYSHISVVHDGVRVEEPLTSDREVSVNDELALLPPLSGG